GGGGAAGATCCGTATATAAATCTCTGGTTATACAATCAAACCGTTTTATGGTATTGCTGTTACTATTCTTCCCAACGTTTTGCTTTCACGACAAACTTGCGAGTGGTGCCATGGTATAGTATGTGAACCATATAAAGCCAATACCATTCTTCACATGAAGAATTCATTATTGAGCACACCATGAAGGTTATATGTACTAATCTAATTGAACTGTACGAAGACAAGATACATTacaaacattattttaaattttaaggaTAGAGCAAGTGTTAAGGTAACTTATAAACATGTTATGTTATGTTAGGCAATATTCATAAAAACTCtgttaatcaaaacaaaacaaaacaaaagctatagataaaaagaaaaaaaaacattaatcaaAGGTTGACTAGATTCTATACAGTTTATCAGGCTTGATGACAGGGTTTTGGATAGTTAACTCGGTAATGGCGGCAGATTTATAATCCGATAGACAAGAATGTTCTTCCGGGTGACGGTGAGATCCACAGAACACATGGCCGCACCTGCATTCAAATCCTAGCAGCCCCACCTTTTTATTGCACGCATTGCATCTACTCCTCTTTTTATTCTTTACCACAACGACTACCTCTTCAAACTTCTCCACCACTGTTGCTGTTTTCGTGTGGTCTCGTATAGTGTCCATGTATCTGGCAGACTCATCCTTTAAAAAACTGTTGTAGCACTTGGAGCAAAGGTTCTTGGTCTGTGGCGTGCTGAAGAAGCCACATCCGTTGATGCATAGAGAAGGCTCTCCTGTCATGCTTTCTTCACCGAATCTTATGTTTGCAATTCTCTCTCTATATGTATCTTCTTGTTTGCTCTGGCTGTCACAATCTAATCTTATATGTTGAATCTGATGTTAGCAAATCTTTTGGTGTCTCTCTGTCTTcgctttcttctttgttttggatCTCTCCCACAATCTAATTTTATGTATGCGGAGTTTGTATGTCTTGTGTTTATATATAGCTTTTAAATAACTCTAGTTTTGTGTCTGCGAGTTTGTATGtcttaagtttatatatatagagctgttaaaaacatagtcattctCCTGGCAAGTTTATGGTGTTCTATGTcctaaaaaaatagtttttgttttagattttatctTACAAACTTcgattttgaagataattaggaaaatttataaaattttatacagCTGTCATTGTTATCttgaattataaaatatatcatatattttaaatttggaaaCTGTAGTTTAAAAGAAACAGTCATTCTCCTGCTAGATTTCAGGTGTTTTATGACctaaacaaaattagttttttttttcaggttttatTTCTACAAACTCCAgtgtttgaaaataattataaaattttatgcaTAAATATAAAGCTGTCacttttatttctatttttatgggATTTATATGCAATAATATGACTAATCGAATCCTGAGTGAAAGCATATAACAAaacccctttttttttgtaattattaactAATACAAAGTTTTGACTCCCAACTAGGAGTTGAAAATCGAGTAATAAAAAGATTACTCAGAAGggattttacttattttagtGCAAAAACagagacgagagagagagagggagagaagaGACCATGAGAGCTCAGAACAATGCAGGATGCGAAGACCTTGATTCCATGAGAATATACATCGCTTGCATTATACGTTTATCTGATTAACTTATCCTCGTCCCTGAGATGAATTCAATGATGATTCTTTCTCATTAGCAAAATCCATCAATAGCAAAAAACAAACTTGAAAGACAAGAAACAGGGGAGATGCAAAGTGTGAAACCTGCCAGCTTATGGGATTCGGTTTTTGTTCCCATTGTTGGAAGTGGCTTCTGCTTCTTCACGCTTCCCTTTGAATGAGAAGTTGAATCCGGAAGTAGTAGACCCTCCAAAGCGTTTTGAAGCAATATCAAAGCGTTCCATCATACGTGTAACCCCAGCTATTCCAGCGTTCATCTCACGTTGTACTCCTTTGCTCAGTTCTTTCACTGAGTTGTTGCGAGCAAGTAGCTTCTCTTTGAGACCTTGTTTACTCTTAGAGATAGATTCTTTGTACCTGGAGGAGGCATGTCTCCATACCATCAGTTTGACTTGTGAATGAAGGAAAATGATGAAGTGAGTTTTGTGGGCATACCTTGCGGAAGCAGCAGCTAGTTTGGATTTAATGGCTTCTGGAAGAGACGATGCTTCAGATAGAGAAGGTCCACGGGAGATTCTGATTTACAGATAcaagagaagatgaagatgtgtTAAATAAGGGTTTAGGTCAGTTAAGCATTCTCCAAGAACAGACATCGCCATGCAAATTCACCACAACCAGCCAGTAACTAAGTGAACAAGGTTCAATGTTTAGATGATATTGTGTAGTGTCAATATACCTGGATCCATTGCTGGTATCAGCAGGAGACGGGGGGTTTGCATTCTGATGTTGAACATGGGAAATAACAGCAGAGATGTTGTGACCAAGATTGGGCATATCAGAAGGAGAGGGATCATTGGAGGGTATTGGAGTGTCCCTAGTACGAAGCAAACAACGTCTATGGGCAGCTTCAGTGAGATGCCTAAGGAATTGTTCATCAAAGCTGCTCTCCTCCTGGGAAGAAAACATATCTTTATCCAGTCAAGTAGTAGAATCAAAACTCTTGCAACTTACCAATGCACAATGAATAATGAATAATATACTAAACGAACCTCCTCTGAGTGAAAATCCTCATGAGGAATGGAACTTCTTGGAGAGGATGGAGATCTCATGTTGGTGGTTTTCATCAGCCTTTCCTTGTCCACAGCAGCCAAAAGCTCTTGGCTACAAGAAAAAAGAGGAACACCAGTACTAGTATTAAGATAGTGCATCAAAAACCAATTTGTAACAAGAAAGGATCATGAGTATACCTGACAGGATCTTTGAGGACAAAGAATTGCCAGCAAATAGGACACTCCTTGCTTCTCTGAGACCTGTGTCAAAACCCCAATCACGAATCAAGTCACCAATAGACGAACAAGATTAAATTCTAAAACAACATAATACCATTCAATGATGCACTGAAGGTGATATTCATGCTTGCAACTTGTAACCTGACAAACCCCATTAGCATTTTCAAAAACCATCCCTTTCAATAATAAAATCAAAGGATCTATCTAATACAGATCATCCCAGATTTATGGGAAAGAGAGAATCTTACAGTGGCAGGATCCTGGAGAGTGAAAGGCTCGAGACAGATGCTGCAAGCGTCGTCGGTATCATCATCGaaggcagaggaagaagaagaagaagcaatggCGGGACTGAAAGGAGGAGACTTTTCGGATAAGTTGAAAGCAGAAGCATATGTGAAACTAGACATTGTTTGCTGCTGCGAGTTGGtggatgaagaagatggagaagctGTGGATTGAGATTGAGATTGAGATCAAGAGGAGGTGATCGATCACATAAAAAGAAGACTGATAAGTCAAAGCAAAGAATAATGAGgaaaaagtcaaaaaaaaaaggaaattgcaAGGCCGTGGAGCAAAGTTCGATTCCGAcggtttctttctctctctctttttatttttttgttacgcTTATTGGTTGGGCCTTTGCTTGCTCTTTGCCTTTACtccattattttatttgattctttACCTACTTCTCCATCACAGGTATGGTCCCAATTCTATAAAGTTAAAATACAGAAATTTTAGCAAAACTTTACACTTCAAGCTAGGCATTGGCATGTTATCTAAAACATAAAAACCAAATTGGAACCAaactaaaaggaaaaaaaaaaaaacagaaaccaaattaaaacttacaaaaattcaaatggttcctatttttctaaatccaaaaaatcaaactaCAACGAAAACCGAATGGACACCTGAATAAAACtaaactataaatttagatatataatttataaataaaaaactattcaaaaactaatggaatatctattttttttttggattttcaaGTTTAActcttagttttgatttttgtcggtttttaaatttaaacccGCACCAAATCAAAATTAGATTTAATTTGGCTCCATTTCAGATTTCATATCCATCGAACCAATCTGAatcaataaaatacaaaattatattttatttaattttatgaaataaatcaaaacaacttttaacttaaaacaaaaaaaaaattgtattaaaatcatcattttaaatatcaatgtcatatcaataaaataaatatgatcaattgttaatttacatataactatacaactatatatttatgaaaataaagtgcaactaattagaaaaatatgacattatGTTGATAGAGTTTGAGTAAGAGGATcgaaaaaatatcatatttttgagAATtgacaatttaaaataatttttctatcATAAGTTTGAGTTAGGTTGcaacgaaaaagaaaaaaaatcgggTAACAGAGACAGATTTCCGACCAACACTAATGATATAAACTCTCTcaaaatagtctttttttttttaaatgcttaAAAGATATtatctatatttataatatattttcattttaataattgtatatttaaataaaattagtttttcttGTCagcatttaaataaaattagttatgtatattaaattttagttaacgaaaaattatgaaaataattaatcacaaaataatgtatttgtaataaatttttaaaaatctatatgagaatatattttaattaatttatgtggTGGACCTGGTGGTAATCTGTATCTTTCGAAACCAAAGAACGTGGTCTCTGAATACCAATACCAACCAACACCATATGGGGTACTGGAGGCCTCCATTTTGGGATTGTCTAGCTTCCTCTCTTCTCCTGCTTTTTCTTTCAGAATTGCACGCCTAGAGTGAGATAACTTGGAGACTGTAACCCTTTTAAAATCAAGTTCGCTTCTTGTTCTCCATTATGTGTTTCCGACACAAAGCTTATGTCTTTACTGCTGCTatcgccttttttttttttttaatctgtaaAGTCTCTTTTTTATGTGGTTTGCAGATTCCTTGAAGCAGTTTGGTGAAAACAATGGTTGTGTTTGGGAATGTTTCCGCGGCTAATTTGCCTTATCAAAATGGATTTTTGAAGGCAATTTCATCTGGAGGTTGTGATTTGATGGGACACCGCAGCTTCAAAATTTCAACTTCTTTTAAGACAAGaacaaggaggaggaggagtgcTGGTCCTTTGCAGGTCTCTGTCtgtttcattcaaaaaaaatctgatCAAAGTGTTATTGGTGATCAAAATGAGCCAATTTTGAAATGTGTGTTAGGTAGTTTGTGTGGATATACCAAGGCCAGAGCTAGAGAACACTGTCAACTTCTTGGAAGCTGCAAGTTTG
The window above is part of the Brassica napus cultivar Da-Ae chromosome C3, Da-Ae, whole genome shotgun sequence genome. Proteins encoded here:
- the LOC106439725 gene encoding LOW QUALITY PROTEIN: E3 ubiquitin-protein ligase RHF1A (The sequence of the model RefSeq protein was modified relative to this genomic sequence to represent the inferred CDS: inserted 2 bases in 1 codon); the protein is MSSFTYASAFNLSEKSPPFSPAIASSSSSSAFDDDTDDACSICLEPFTLQDPATVTSCKHEYHLQCIIEWSQRSKECPICWQFFVLKDPVSQELLAAVDKERLMKTTNMRSPSSPRSSIPHEDFHSEEEESSFDEQFLRHLTEAAHRRCLLRTRDTPIPSNDPSPSDMPNLGHNISAVISHVQHQNANPPSPADTSNGSRISRGPSLSEASSLPEAIKSKLAAASARYKESISKSKQGLKEKLLARNNSVKELSKGVQREMNAGIAGVTRMMERFDIASKRFGGSTTSGFNFSFKGKREEAEATSNNXGTKTESHKLAGFTLCISPVSCLSSLFFAIDGFC
- the LOC106439723 gene encoding putative zinc finger A20 and AN1 domain-containing stress-associated protein 8, with the protein product MTGEPSLCINGCGFFSTPQTKNLCSKCYNSFLKDESARYMDTIRDHTKTATVVEKFEEVVVVVKNKKRSRCNACNKKVGLLGFECRCGHVFCGSHRHPEEHSCLSDYKSAAITELTIQNPVIKPDKLYRI